ACCAGTAGCTCCCCCAGACTTGAAAAACGTCCCCTGCCCGCTCGACTCTCCAAATGTGTTTGGCACGAGAAAGAGGCAGCATGCAATGAAGATTCTCTTACGCATTTGTGGTTAGAGTCACGTTGGAGTTTACCGAGGTCCGGCAGAACGTTGGAATTCACGGGGCGGCGAGAGTGAACATGCAAGCAAACGAACGAACCTGCCGCCGTTCCGTCACCATCGCATGGTTATCGGTCGTGTTGGAAACCCGTAGGAATGGAACATCCGTGGAATGGCACAAACGTGGGCTACTGGGAGCGAACGTAAACCTCCGGCTCTGAAACCGTGGCGTTCCAAACGGACGCAACACGGTCGTCAATGTATACTAACCGAAGCGTTACAGCGTAATCGGAATCAGGTTCAGCGAGTAATAGTTCGCCTGTTGGCGAAATGCTCCAGAATACGCCACACATTCGTACCTCCATCAAACTTTCATCGCCTGCCTTGATTCCGAGATGAGGCAAATCGTCTTCTGGCGGCCCGCCAATGTTCGCGGTTGCGGCAGTTTCGTAGAACCCGAAGTCGGCAACGCGTGAACTCGACACGAGCGAATAATGCCAGCCGATGATTTGCGACTCGGTCCATGCGATTGAGGGCGACGACGCAGTTGCAACCGGAGCTGATGCTGCGACGCGAGAGCGGTTCACCGCAAAGTAAATGTGATAAATCGTTTCCCGCCATGCAATGCACGCAATCGAAAGAAGGGCAACTGCACACAAGATGACGATTCGCCTACGACGCATTCTTTTGTCCAATAACGTCGGTGGTCACCCGGTTCGAGCGGACGAGCCACCATCAAGCAAAGTGTTTTCGAAGACTCGGGTGCACCACTTGGTTCGTCGTGGCGCGGAACAGGACGCGTTTCCCAGGTGGTCGCTTTTTCTGTTGTAAATTACCGCACGATCTTCAAGATTACTTTACCCGGTACTATCCACTCTGAATTCTTCGCCAGGTCCCGTACTGGCACAATCCGTCCCAAAATCTGCCCCGGCGCAACTACCTGTCCCACCTGGATAGGTTTACCCTCGGGTATCACCATGCACTTCACAGGTAGCTCTACTGATTGGCCTTCGGCCAACCCCTGAACTTGCGATTCAACGAAACGAATACGAGCTTCCAACGCTCGTAGCTCATTCGCGATTGAGTCGAGCTTGTCGGAAACGGCGTTCGAGCCAACTTTGTCAGGAGCTTCTTCAGCGAAGGACCAAGACGATCCAAATGTGACGGAAAACACGAGCACAAATACGGCGGGCAATGCTCTCATTACCATTTCTCCTTGATCTACGACGAAAGAATCCATGTAAGTCCGAGGTTTGATGGGTGGGAGTCATTCGTAATTAAAATGGCGACTCGGACCCGTGATGCTGACAGACGGTATCTGTCAGTCACATTCGCTCCACCCACCAAACACAAGGATACTTCAATATGAAAATTCTCGCTCTTGATCTCGGCAAATTCAACTCCGTCTGCTGCTTCTTTGACACCAAAACCCGAAAATCACGCTTTCTTACTACCCCCACCGAGCGGCAACACATCGCTAGCGTCTTGAAGAACGCCAAGGTGGACCTCGTCGTGATGGAGTCGTGCGGCCCCTCAGGGTGGATCAACGACTTGGCCCAATCGCTCGGCCTCTCCACTCTCGTTTGCTCGACCAACGAGGAAGCTTGGCGATGGGCCAACGTCAAACGCAAAACCGACAAAGACGATGCACTCAAACTCGCTCGATTGGCCGCCATGCGGGAACTCAAGCCGGTCCATCTGCCCTCGCAAGAGCACCGCGAGTTCCGCTCGCTGGTCAAGTATCGCAAGATGCTCGACCGACGTATCAACAAAACCAAAAACACCATCCGTGCCTGGTTCGTCAACCACGGCATCACGATCGACTCGGGGGACAAGGCGTGGCACACAGGACGCGAGCACATCAACTCATTCCGCAAACCAATCCAAGAGTGTGGAGCCGACGAACTCTGGAAGGGTGAACTCGACATCGAACTGACGATCCTCGATTCATTGACACAGCAATTGGACATGATCGTCAAAAAACTCGAAGCGATTGGTAAAACCGACCCACGCATTGTACGTCTGATGACGATTCCCGGTGTCGGACCTCGAACGGCTGAGATCCTGCTCGCCTTGATCAAACACGTAGCCACGATGGACAACCAGTATCGGCCGCCTGATGCCTTGACATCGACGAACGAATCGGACCATCGTGGCTTCTCAAACCACTTCTACACCCAACTCTTTTACCAACACAACCTATTACGGAGATTCGGGAAGCCCAAACATCATTCACTAAGACCGACGCCAAGGAGAAGACCTACCCAAGTGTGAGAAGCACCGAGACAAGTTGACCCTGATCTTTCGCCTTAGGATCGATCGCTGTAGCGAATCGTAGAACGATCAGACACGTCGCCCTAAAGAATGTGCCACACCGATGGAAGGTAGCTTGCTGCTCATTGAAGCCTCCAGGCAAGCTGCACCCACCACGAGCTGATGATCGCACAAGTGATCGTTGAACCGTGCATGGATAACTGAGAGGACGCAGTCCGCCGTGAGCGGATCTATCAGAGTTCAAATGCGTTCACACCTCGAATAGTCGTTTAATCAACATCCTTGACTGAAAGTCGCAGTGATTCGTGTGCGGATCACTCCCTCGAAGCTCACCAACAAAGGCAACCTCCGCCTGCCCAACGTCTCCACCGCCAGTCGTTCGCCAAGCTCGCTATCGCGAGTGCGGGGCGAGCGACCAACAGGCGGCTCCGACGAAGGCAGGCTCCAAAGGAGATTCCAACTCAAATGACATAACAACAGGAAATTGGAAAAAGTGGAAACCCGCCACTTGCAAAACCTTGGACTTCATAGTCGTTACCGATCAGCCGGCGGCGACGGTTGATCATCCACTTCAAAACGCTTGACTTCGCCGCGCGATTGCATCGGATGGTTCCCCGCAGTCACCGCTTCAGGCCGTCGGGGAGGTAGCGTCAAGTACTTGCGGCCGGATTCGCGTTGGCGACGCCGGGTTTCCTCAGCAATACGGTGGACGTCAAATCCCGATTCCGCACCAAGGCGATGCTTGATCTCGCGAATTGCGTCAGTTGGGTCAGGAATCATCTTCGGTCAACCTCAGTTGTTCGGGCGTGC
This window of the Novipirellula artificiosorum genome carries:
- a CDS encoding IS110 family transposase; this translates as MKILALDLGKFNSVCCFFDTKTRKSRFLTTPTERQHIASVLKNAKVDLVVMESCGPSGWINDLAQSLGLSTLVCSTNEEAWRWANVKRKTDKDDALKLARLAAMRELKPVHLPSQEHREFRSLVKYRKMLDRRINKTKNTIRAWFVNHGITIDSGDKAWHTGREHINSFRKPIQECGADELWKGELDIELTILDSLTQQLDMIVKKLEAIGKTDPRIVRLMTIPGVGPRTAEILLALIKHVATMDNQYRPPDALTSTNESDHRGFSNHFYTQLFYQHNLLRRFGKPKHHSLRPTPRRRPTQV